TGGTCGACGCCAACGGGCAGTCGGCCGACGGCGCCATAGGCGACGTGATGACGACAGAGCCGCTCGGCGCCCGCCTGACGGCGTTCGGCGCCTCCGTGGCCGAGGTGGACGGGCACGACGTGAGCGCCCTGGTGGCCGCCGCGCGCGCCCCGCACCCGGGCAAGGCCCGCGTCATCGTGGCCCGCACCGACCCGCACCGCGGCGTCGACGTGTTGGCCGGCCGCGCCCCCAAGCTCCACTACGTGCGCTTCACCAGCGACCACGAGCACGCCGTGCTCGCCGACTACTACGCCAGCAAGTGGGAGGCCGACAGATGAGGCTCGAGAGCCAAGTGCACGAGCGCAACCTGGTGAGGTGGGCGGCCGACAGGCCGGAGGTGGTCGTCTTCTCGGCCGACCTGACCAGCTCCACGGAGGCGCGCCTGTTCCAGGAGACGTACCCGGAGCGCTTCTACAGCTTCGGCATGACCGAGCAGAACATGGTGGGGGTGGCGGGCGGCATGGCGCGCGAGGGCTACACCCCGTTCCTCCACACCTTCGCAGTCTTCCTCTACCGCCGCGCCCTCGATCAGATCCAGATGAACGTGGCGTACCCCAACCTGCCGGTGCGCATCTTCGGCTTCCTGCCCGGCGTGACCACCCCCGGCGGCGCCACCCACCAGGCGATCGACGACATCGCCATCATGCGCGCCCTGCCCAACATGACGGTGCTCGAGACGGGCGACGCCGCCGACGTCGAGAGCGTCCTCGACGTGGCGCAGGCCGTGCCCGGCCCCGTGTACGTCCGTATGCTGCGCGGGCAGATCCCTCGCCTCTTCACCGACCCCATGCGACTGGGTAGACCGCGCACCCTAAGCGAGGGCACCGACGTCACGCTCCTCACGGCCGGCATCACCACGGAGGAGGCCATGCGCGCCTCGCAGGCGCTGGCCGCCAAGGGGGTGAGCCTCGAGCACCTCCACGTCACGACTCACAAGCCGTTCGACGCGGCCGCCGTGCTGCCCTCCCTAACCAAGCCGCGCTACGGCGTGATCACCTTCGAGAACCACTCGGTGATCGGTGGGCTGGGCACCGAGGTGGCCGAGGTCATGGCCGAGCACGGGGTCGGCGTCCCGCTGCTGCGCCTTGGCATCCCCGACACCTACGTGCACGGCGGCAGCAAGCCGTACCTCATGCGCTACTACGGCCTGGACGCCGCCGCGCTGGTGCGCGGCGTGGAGCGCCTGCTTGGCAGGAGCCTGGGCATCGAGGAGGAGGACCTGGCCGCCGTGCGGGTCGAGCCGGTGCACGACAAGTTCCGGGCGGAAGCACTCTGATGCCCCGGCGCGCCGAGGCACGGGTGCCCACCGGACGCCGGGTCGGTGCCCGGCCGCGCGGGCGCCGCGGCGCGAGGCCCTGACGTGTACGGGGGCGCGTTCGAGTTCTCCGGCGAGCGGTTCGACGCCACCTACCGCCTCTTCGGCCCCAAGGACGAGGCGCTCGGCACGGCCAAGGCCATCGCCG
The sequence above is drawn from the Trueperaceae bacterium genome and encodes:
- a CDS encoding transketolase gives rise to the protein MRLESQVHERNLVRWAADRPEVVVFSADLTSSTEARLFQETYPERFYSFGMTEQNMVGVAGGMAREGYTPFLHTFAVFLYRRALDQIQMNVAYPNLPVRIFGFLPGVTTPGGATHQAIDDIAIMRALPNMTVLETGDAADVESVLDVAQAVPGPVYVRMLRGQIPRLFTDPMRLGRPRTLSEGTDVTLLTAGITTEEAMRASQALAAKGVSLEHLHVTTHKPFDAAAVLPSLTKPRYGVITFENHSVIGGLGTEVAEVMAEHGVGVPLLRLGIPDTYVHGGSKPYLMRYYGLDAAALVRGVERLLGRSLGIEEEDLAAVRVEPVHDKFRAEAL